In Deltaproteobacteria bacterium, a single genomic region encodes these proteins:
- a CDS encoding amidohydrolase family protein has protein sequence MPYAEGRVFHDADSHVMETPDWVVPYADPGIRERLRPLYVSTVKPGEDQLIDKLRRQHRDPMERPQMEAEIMLRKNWSALGSFIKEDRPRALDLLGFSSQLVFNTFMNKYFVDSEHKDDPTFAYGLARAHNRAIVDFCSVDNRLLAVGYVPLADFELAKAMASEAIATGCKALLIPSACPKGHSPSHVGLFPLWAVAQEAKIPIVFHVGGGGQLLDPNYFNNGLPLVTDFHGGAENFRSVDFMAIPFPPMQTLATMIFDRVFDHFPTLKVGVIEQGAVWLPSWMRQLDTAMEAFHKSEERLRLLKLRPSEYVQRQMRVTPYPTDPVGWIIEQVGEDVCLFSSDWPHVEGGRHPLKRFEDSMPNIGARAKQRFYADNFVDLMGAGLAT, from the coding sequence ATGCCATACGCTGAAGGCCGGGTGTTCCATGACGCTGACTCGCATGTGATGGAGACGCCGGATTGGGTGGTGCCGTACGCCGATCCTGGTATCCGCGAACGGCTGCGGCCGCTCTACGTCAGCACGGTGAAGCCGGGCGAGGATCAACTGATCGACAAGTTGCGGCGACAGCACCGCGATCCGATGGAGCGCCCGCAAATGGAAGCCGAGATCATGTTGCGCAAGAACTGGAGCGCACTGGGTTCGTTCATCAAAGAAGATCGGCCGCGCGCGCTCGATCTCCTCGGCTTCTCCAGTCAGCTCGTGTTCAACACGTTCATGAACAAATACTTCGTCGACTCCGAGCACAAGGACGATCCGACGTTCGCCTACGGCCTGGCGCGGGCGCACAACCGCGCGATCGTCGATTTCTGTTCGGTCGACAACCGGCTGCTGGCGGTCGGCTACGTGCCGCTGGCCGACTTTGAACTGGCGAAGGCGATGGCGAGCGAGGCGATCGCGACGGGCTGCAAGGCGCTGCTGATTCCATCGGCATGTCCGAAGGGGCACTCGCCGAGCCACGTCGGCTTGTTTCCGCTGTGGGCTGTCGCGCAGGAAGCGAAGATCCCGATCGTCTTCCACGTCGGTGGTGGTGGGCAATTGCTGGACCCGAACTACTTCAACAATGGCCTTCCACTGGTCACCGACTTCCACGGCGGCGCGGAGAATTTTCGCTCGGTCGACTTCATGGCGATTCCGTTTCCGCCGATGCAGACGTTGGCGACGATGATCTTCGATCGCGTCTTCGATCACTTCCCGACGCTCAAGGTCGGGGTGATTGAGCAAGGTGCTGTGTGGTTGCCAAGCTGGATGCGCCAACTCGACACGGCGATGGAAGCCTTCCACAAGTCGGAAGAGCGGCTGCGGCTGCTCAAGCTGCGGCCGAGCGAATACGTGCAGCGGCAGATGCGCGTGACGCCGTACCCGACCGACCCGGTCGGCTGGATCATCGAACAGGTCGGCGAGGATGTGTGCCTCTTCTCCTCCGACTGGCCGCACGTCGAAGGCGGCCGCCATCCGCTCAAGCGTTTCGAAGACAGCATGCCGAACATCGGCGCGCGCGCCAAGCAGCGCTTCTACGCCGACAACTTCGTCGACCTGATGGGCGCGGGGCTGGCGACGTAG
- a CDS encoding HIT family protein, translating into MATLFTKIINGELPGRFVWRDDRCVAFLSIRPLKPGHTLVVPIAEVDHWLDLEPALLQHLTSVAQSIGKAIQRGFNPLKVGVMLAGIEVPHVHFHLIPIEAVHDLDFANQDPNPNPADLDRAAETIRRELRALGFIEAAD; encoded by the coding sequence ATGGCGACCCTCTTCACGAAGATCATCAACGGCGAACTACCCGGCCGCTTCGTCTGGCGCGACGACCGCTGCGTGGCGTTTCTCTCGATCCGCCCACTCAAGCCGGGGCACACACTGGTGGTGCCGATCGCAGAGGTCGATCACTGGCTCGATCTGGAGCCCGCGCTGTTGCAGCACCTCACGTCGGTGGCGCAGTCCATCGGCAAAGCCATTCAGCGCGGCTTCAATCCGCTGAAAGTCGGCGTCATGCTCGCCGGAATCGAAGTGCCGCACGTCCACTTCCATCTGATTCCGATCGAAGCTGTGCACGACCTCGACTTCGCGAACCAAGACCCCAACCCCAATCCCGCCGATCTCGACCGCGCCGCCGAGACCATCCGCCGCGAGTTGCGGGCGCTCGGGTTCATAGAAGCGGCGGACTGA
- a CDS encoding beta-glucosidase has translation MQKFPDGFLWGTATAAYQIEGGHNADGKGPSIWDSFSHLPGKIHHDENGDVACDHYHRYRDDVALMAELGLNAYRFSMSWPRVIPNGTGTPNQKGLDFYSHLVDALLERRIRPFITLYHWDLPQGLEDRGGWGSRDTATAFGEYAAVMGRTLGDRVKDWITLNEPLAATVAGHLFGIHAPGKTDPALSFQVSHHLNLAHGHAVRALRSTVTNSNVGITEVSMPTYPATDSEADRAAAHRFDGFTNRWYWDPVLKGSYPADILERLGPLAPKIESGDLAIVSPPIDFFGHNSYSRAIIKDAPDAPVLGSAQVKAAGRPHTEMDWEVYPDHLYDALTRITRDYNAPVIYITENGAAYNDELVNGAVDDPQRVDYLRQHLDAAQRAIAAGVKLRGYFCWSFLDNFEWSFGYSKRFGIVYVDYPTQRRVVKASGRFFSECARGK, from the coding sequence ATGCAGAAATTTCCCGACGGCTTTCTCTGGGGTACGGCGACGGCGGCGTATCAGATCGAGGGTGGCCACAATGCCGACGGCAAGGGGCCGTCGATTTGGGACAGCTTCAGCCACCTCCCCGGCAAGATTCACCACGACGAGAACGGCGACGTCGCCTGCGATCACTACCATCGCTATCGCGACGATGTCGCGTTGATGGCCGAGCTGGGATTGAACGCGTACCGCTTTTCGATGTCGTGGCCGCGGGTGATTCCGAACGGAACCGGCACGCCGAATCAGAAGGGACTCGATTTCTACAGCCATCTCGTCGATGCCCTGCTGGAGCGCCGCATCCGCCCGTTCATCACGCTCTATCACTGGGATCTGCCGCAAGGGTTGGAAGATCGCGGCGGCTGGGGCTCGCGCGACACCGCGACGGCGTTCGGCGAGTACGCGGCGGTGATGGGTCGCACGCTCGGCGATCGCGTGAAAGATTGGATCACGCTCAACGAGCCGTTGGCCGCGACGGTTGCGGGTCACCTGTTCGGCATACACGCGCCAGGGAAGACCGACCCTGCACTCAGCTTTCAGGTATCGCATCATTTGAATCTGGCGCACGGTCACGCCGTGCGCGCGCTGCGTTCGACCGTCACCAACTCCAACGTCGGGATCACCGAGGTGTCGATGCCGACGTATCCCGCCACGGACTCGGAAGCGGATCGCGCCGCCGCGCATCGCTTCGATGGCTTTACCAACCGCTGGTACTGGGACCCGGTGCTGAAGGGTTCCTATCCCGCCGACATCTTGGAACGCCTCGGCCCGCTGGCGCCGAAGATCGAGTCGGGGGATCTGGCGATCGTCTCGCCGCCGATTGATTTCTTCGGACACAACAGTTACTCGCGCGCGATCATCAAGGACGCGCCCGACGCGCCCGTGCTCGGCAGCGCACAGGTGAAGGCCGCAGGCCGGCCGCACACTGAAATGGATTGGGAAGTGTATCCCGATCATCTCTACGACGCGCTCACCCGCATCACTCGCGACTACAACGCGCCGGTGATTTACATCACGGAGAACGGCGCCGCGTACAACGACGAACTGGTCAATGGCGCGGTCGATGATCCCCAACGCGTCGACTACCTCCGCCAACATCTGGACGCGGCGCAGCGCGCGATCGCGGCGGGCGTCAAGTTGCGCGGCTACTTCTGTTGGTCGTTCCTCGACAACTTCGAGTGGAGCTTCGGCTACTCGAAGCGCTTCGGCATTGTGTACGTGGACTACCCGACGCAGCGGCGCGTCGTCAAAGCTAGCGGCCGATTCTTCAGCGAGTGCGCACGGGGGAAGTAG
- the thrH gene encoding bifunctional phosphoserine phosphatase/homoserine phosphotransferase ThrH, with the protein MMLACLDLEGVLIPEIWINVAERTGITELRITTRDEPDYDKLMRHRLAILDQHQLRLSDIQNVIGAMRPLDGAAEFLDWLRERFQVIILSDTFDEFAKPLMAQLGYPTLFCNSLVVDSDGKIRDYRIRIRDGKRKAVMTFKLLNFDVIAAGDSYNDTSMLAEADAGILFRPPDNVIREFPQFPVTNTYDELRAAFAKAAGR; encoded by the coding sequence GTGATGTTGGCATGTCTCGATCTTGAAGGCGTTCTGATTCCAGAGATTTGGATCAACGTCGCCGAGCGCACCGGCATCACCGAGCTGCGCATCACGACCCGCGACGAGCCGGACTACGACAAGCTCATGCGGCACCGGCTAGCGATCCTCGACCAACACCAACTCCGGTTGTCTGACATCCAAAACGTGATCGGGGCGATGCGCCCGCTCGACGGCGCCGCCGAGTTTCTCGACTGGTTGCGCGAGCGCTTCCAGGTGATCATCCTGTCCGACACCTTCGACGAGTTCGCCAAGCCCCTGATGGCCCAGCTCGGGTACCCGACGCTGTTTTGCAACTCGCTCGTCGTCGACAGCGACGGCAAGATCCGCGACTACCGCATCCGCATCCGCGACGGCAAACGCAAAGCGGTCATGACCTTCAAGCTGCTCAACTTCGACGTCATTGCCGCTGGCGATTCGTACAACGACACCAGCATGCTGGCTGAAGCCGATGCCGGGATTCTATTCCGCCCCCCCGACAACGTGATCCGCGAGTTCCCGCAGTTCCCGGTCACCAACACCTACGACGAGCTGCGCGCCGCATTTGCAAAGGCTGCCGGCCGGTAG
- a CDS encoding VCBS repeat-containing protein, with product MRLSGAVTIGLCVALSAPVTSATVSFQTRVDYPAGPAPTALAIGRLNGDGVPDLLVAGDRGISLLLGTGTGGFSSPHTIRKGGFLKAIATADFDGDGKLDIVYPEELAGAIAIVSSDGAGGFAAPSRSVPVGPRPRALLVAPINLDDALDLLVAHDGGISVLLGDGHGNFSAGPPIDIQYATTLASGDLTGNGHLDLAIPDETAGTILILHGDGSGGFKSGATLNGGINPRALVIGDVTGDLRPDLIVLDARGATVFANGDGGNFRPGAPFASGRSLRAAALGDFDHDGKLDVAIIDDQSVTIGVFFGNGDGTFRAGGAYSLGRQPVALLADDLNGDNNLDLVVANHLGDSVTVLLGDGAGNFLGSPTLAAGEDPIAVAVGDFDGDHLSDLAVVSENTNSVAVFAGDGRGAFRSGKKYLVGRQPRALLVADFDEDHHPDLAVADSASDDVAILAGDGRGGFAQPFLVAVGAAPTALASGDFNGDDHLDLAVANSLADSVTVLFGDGHGRFPTSTNYALSLRPTFLLTGDLNRDGRVDLIAGNGHSDTVAVLHGTPHGLASAVTGSLGTSVQPLVSDDFDGDGQLDLVVAREGDDQVAILLGVGPNSFSEPITFPVGLHPASVAAGDFNNDGRPDLAVVNRGSRTVSILLNTSTKGGPPARRAPAAPAPTRDLWGIPRGIRPGDSWDVPF from the coding sequence ATGCGGCTGAGCGGCGCCGTCACGATCGGGCTTTGCGTCGCGCTGTCCGCGCCCGTCACCTCGGCAACAGTGTCCTTTCAAACGCGCGTCGACTATCCGGCGGGACCGGCCCCGACCGCGCTCGCAATCGGGCGGCTCAATGGCGATGGCGTGCCTGATCTCCTCGTCGCCGGCGACCGTGGCATCTCCTTGCTGCTTGGTACCGGTACGGGCGGATTCTCTTCGCCGCACACCATTCGCAAAGGCGGCTTTCTCAAAGCGATCGCCACGGCCGATTTCGACGGCGACGGCAAACTCGACATCGTCTATCCCGAAGAGCTTGCGGGCGCGATCGCCATTGTCAGCAGCGACGGCGCGGGTGGCTTCGCGGCGCCGAGCCGCTCGGTCCCAGTCGGGCCCAGACCGCGCGCGCTGCTGGTCGCCCCGATCAATCTGGATGACGCGCTCGACTTGTTGGTGGCGCACGACGGCGGGATCAGCGTCCTGCTCGGCGATGGGCATGGAAACTTCTCCGCGGGTCCGCCGATCGATATCCAGTATGCCACCACCCTGGCCAGCGGCGACCTCACCGGCAATGGGCACCTCGATCTCGCGATTCCCGATGAGACCGCCGGCACCATCCTCATTCTGCACGGCGACGGTTCTGGGGGTTTCAAGTCCGGCGCGACGCTCAACGGCGGCATCAATCCGCGCGCGCTCGTGATCGGCGACGTCACCGGCGACTTGCGTCCCGATCTCATCGTCCTCGATGCCAGGGGCGCGACGGTGTTCGCCAACGGTGACGGCGGGAACTTTCGCCCCGGCGCCCCGTTCGCCAGCGGACGGAGCTTGCGCGCCGCGGCACTCGGCGACTTCGACCACGACGGCAAGTTGGATGTCGCCATCATCGACGACCAGTCGGTCACCATCGGGGTGTTCTTCGGCAACGGCGACGGCACGTTTCGCGCCGGCGGCGCGTACAGTCTGGGCCGCCAACCGGTCGCGTTGCTGGCTGACGATCTGAACGGCGACAACAACCTCGATCTGGTCGTGGCGAATCACCTCGGCGATTCCGTCACGGTGCTGCTCGGCGATGGCGCCGGTAACTTCCTCGGCTCGCCGACTCTCGCCGCTGGCGAAGATCCGATCGCGGTCGCGGTCGGCGACTTCGACGGCGACCATTTGTCTGATCTCGCGGTCGTCAGCGAGAACACCAACAGCGTGGCCGTGTTCGCCGGCGACGGCCGCGGTGCATTTCGCAGCGGAAAGAAGTATCTCGTTGGCCGCCAGCCGCGCGCCCTGCTGGTCGCCGACTTCGACGAAGACCATCATCCGGATCTGGCGGTCGCCGACTCCGCCAGCGACGACGTCGCGATCCTCGCCGGCGATGGCCGCGGCGGGTTCGCCCAACCGTTCCTCGTCGCCGTTGGCGCCGCGCCCACGGCGTTGGCGTCGGGTGACTTCAACGGCGACGACCATCTCGACCTCGCCGTCGCCAACTCGCTTGCCGACAGCGTCACCGTGCTGTTCGGCGACGGCCACGGGCGCTTCCCGACCAGCACCAACTACGCGCTCAGTTTGCGGCCGACGTTTCTGCTCACCGGCGATCTCAACCGGGATGGACGCGTCGATCTGATCGCCGGCAACGGCCACAGCGATACCGTCGCGGTGCTTCACGGCACGCCGCACGGTTTGGCCAGCGCTGTCACAGGCAGCTTGGGCACGAGCGTGCAGCCGCTGGTGTCGGACGACTTCGACGGCGATGGCCAGCTCGACCTCGTGGTCGCGCGCGAGGGCGATGATCAGGTCGCCATCCTACTTGGCGTCGGACCGAACAGCTTCAGCGAACCGATCACATTCCCCGTTGGTCTGCATCCGGCCAGCGTAGCTGCGGGTGACTTCAACAACGACGGCCGCCCCGACCTCGCGGTGGTCAATCGTGGCTCGCGCACCGTATCGATTCTGCTCAACACCAGCACCAAGGGCGGGCCGCCGGCCCGTCGGGCGCCGGCCGCGCCGGCACCAACGCGAGACCTGTGGGGGATTCCGCGCGGTATTCGCCCGGGCGACTCCTGGGACGTTCCGTTCTGA